A genomic window from Candidatus Eisenbacteria bacterium includes:
- a CDS encoding CHRD domain-containing protein — translation MSEWLSRSAEGRSGSRAVSTAAAQRGRWGSIQEGPTLRLCILFLAVLLAVHVPRAYGQLIFGCDASLHGSRVVPPTNSPGGASFEFTFAACAGCYDCVTGSTVDSLAVIFRYQLLAGTPTGASLFAGEPGVNGVFLRRMASGYFASGDTLYVHIIPDECDDFTYGSTYVVIETDVYPSGEVRGQLRCHVSPVVEESWGFLRSLYR, via the coding sequence TTGTCGGAGTGGCTCTCGAGGAGTGCGGAGGGCAGGAGTGGGTCAAGAGCGGTCAGTACCGCCGCTGCTCAACGCGGGCGTTGGGGGTCTATTCAGGAGGGCCCGACCCTGAGGCTCTGTATCCTGTTCCTGGCAGTGCTACTCGCAGTCCACGTCCCGCGGGCATACGGCCAACTGATCTTCGGCTGCGACGCCTCACTCCATGGTAGCCGGGTTGTTCCGCCGACTAACTCGCCGGGCGGCGCCTCATTCGAGTTCACATTTGCCGCCTGCGCAGGTTGCTATGACTGTGTGACTGGGTCCACGGTTGACTCGCTCGCGGTGATCTTCCGTTACCAGCTCTTGGCGGGGACGCCGACAGGTGCCTCGCTTTTTGCCGGGGAGCCAGGAGTGAACGGTGTCTTCCTGCGTCGGATGGCAAGTGGTTACTTTGCGAGCGGCGATACACTGTACGTCCACATCATCCCTGACGAGTGCGACGACTTCACGTATGGAAGCACCTACGTGGTCATCGAAACCGATGTGTATCCGAGCGGGGAGGTTCGCGGGCAACTGAGATGTCACGTATCTCCCGTTGTGGAGGAGTCGTGGGGTTTCCTCCGTTCGCTGTATCGATGA